One Thermoanaerobaculia bacterium genomic window, CGGCGCGCGGCGTCGAGGATGCGGTCGACGGCGAGGTACGACTCCCGCGCCGGCGCCGGACCGAGCCGGTAGGCCTCGTCGGCGTACCCGACGTGGAGCGCGCCCCGGTCGGCGTCGGAGTAGACGGCGACCGTCGCGATCCCCATCTCGCGGCAGGCGCGGAAGATCCGGATCGCGATCTCGCCGCGGTTGGCGACGAGGAGCTTCGGGGGGCTCAACGGCGGCTCAGAGCGGTATGTTGCCGTGCTTCTTCGGCGGAAGCTTGTCGCGCTTGGTCGCCGCGAACGCGAAAGCCTGGATGAGCTTCCGGCGCGTCTCGGACGGCTCGATGATCTCGTCGACGAACCCCCGCCGCGCGGCGACGTAGGGGTTGGCGAACTTCTCGACGTACTCGGCGACCTTCTCCTTCTTCTCCTCGCCGCCGGCCGCGAGCTCGCGCTTGTAGAGGATCGCGACGGCCCCCTCGGGCCCCATGACCGCGATCTCCGCCGTCGGATAGGCGAAGTTGAAGTCGGTCCGCAGGTGCTTGGACGCCATGACGCAGTAGGCGCCGCCGTAGGCCTTGCGGGTGATGACGGTCACTTTCGGGACGGTCGCCTCGGCGAAGGCGAAGAGGAGCTTCGCGCCGTGGCGGATGATCCCGCCGTATTCCTGCTTCGTTCCGGGGAGGAAGCCCGGCACGTCCTCGAAGACGAGGAGCGGCACGTTGAAGGCGTCGCAGAAGCGGACGAAGCGTGCGCCCTTCACCGACGCGTCGATGTCGAGGACGCCGGCCAGGAACGCGGGCTGGTTGGCGACGACGCCGATCGAGCGGCCGTTCAGGCGGATGAAGCCGACGAGGATGTTCCGGGCGAAGTTGGCGTGGACCTCGAAGAACTTCCCCTCGTCGGCGATCGCCGAGACGAGCTTCTTCATGTCGTACGGCTTGTCCGGCTCCTCCGGGATGAACGTGTTCAGCTCCGCGTCCTCCCGGTCGGGCGGGTCGGACGTCTCGACGATCGGAGCCTCGTCGAGGTTGTTGCCGGGAATGTAGCCGAGGAGCTCGCGGATCGCCGCGAGGACCGACGCGTCGTCGGGTCTGGCGAAGTGCGCCACACCGGAGACCGACGAGTGCGTCTTCGCTCCGCCCAGCTCCTCTTTCGTGACCGTCTCGTGCGTGACGGTCGCGATGACGTCGGGCCCGGTGACGAACATGTAGGAGGAGGTCTCGGTCATGAAGACGAAGTC contains:
- a CDS encoding acyl-CoA carboxylase subunit beta, with product MRRQSVEGGGPERIARQHREGKLSARERVDLLLDPGSFFEIDRLVSHRCRDFGADKVDIPGDGVVCGAGLIEGRPVYVFAQDFTVFGGSLSETNAEKICKVMDLAVKNGAPLIGLNDSGGARIQEGVVSLGGYADIFLRNTLASGVVPQISAILGPCAGGAVYSPAITDFVFMTETSSYMFVTGPDVIATVTHETVTKEELGGAKTHSSVSGVAHFARPDDASVLAAIRELLGYIPGNNLDEAPIVETSDPPDREDAELNTFIPEEPDKPYDMKKLVSAIADEGKFFEVHANFARNILVGFIRLNGRSIGVVANQPAFLAGVLDIDASVKGARFVRFCDAFNVPLLVFEDVPGFLPGTKQEYGGIIRHGAKLLFAFAEATVPKVTVITRKAYGGAYCVMASKHLRTDFNFAYPTAEIAVMGPEGAVAILYKRELAAGGEEKKEKVAEYVEKFANPYVAARRGFVDEIIEPSETRRKLIQAFAFAATKRDKLPPKKHGNIPL